In Brassica rapa cultivar Chiifu-401-42 chromosome A06, CAAS_Brap_v3.01, whole genome shotgun sequence, a single window of DNA contains:
- the LOC103873354 gene encoding glutathione S-transferase T3-like has protein sequence MDPYTQNCSFQNLLNSQNPYQSVPREPTVEVSASDASMLGSPWNEDVDDDVEILSDRKERRKWTLTEDVVLISAWLNTSKDPVVGNEQKAVAFWKRIAAYFAASPKLDGLQKREPSHCKARWGKINEGVCKFVGCYEAATKQRSSGQNENDVLKLAHMIFFNDHKAKFNLEHAWLELRHDQKWRGATCTKDKVQAKRRKLDASHQLQWLDRMNQWLGQKVLKQQRQKERTQGASKRLRKRNRRRR, from the coding sequence ATGGATCCTTATACTCAAAATTGTAGCTTTCAAAACCTGTTAAACAGTCAAAACCCTTATCAGTCCGTCCCTCGTGAGCCAACTGTAGAAGTCTCTGCGTCGGATGCCTCTATGCTCGGTTCACCATGGAACGAAGATGTAGACGATGATGTAGAGATCTTGTCTGACCGTAAAGAGAGACGAAAATGGACACTCACAGAAGATGTGGTGCTGATAAGCGCTTGGTTGAACACCTCCAAGGACCCAGTGGTTGGAAATGAGCAGAAAGCAGTTGCGTTTTGGAAACGAATTGCGGCTTATTTTGCCGCGAGTCCAAAGCTGGATGGCTTGCAAAAAAGAGAGCCATCACACTGTAAAGCGAGGTGGGGGAAGATTAATGAGGGCGTGTGTAAATTTGTTGGGTGTTATGAGGCTGCAACGAAGCAGAGATCGAGTGGACAGAACGAGAATGACGTTTTGAAGTTGGCTCACATGATTTTCTTCAATGATCACAAGGCGAAGTTCAACCTAGAGCATGCATGGTTAGAGCTTCGCCATGATCAGAAATGGCGTGGAGCGACTTGTACCAAGGATAAAGTTCAAGCAAAAAGAAGGAAGTTGGATGCCAGTCACCAACTTCAATGGCTGGACAGGATGAACCAATGGCTCGGTCAGAAGGTGTTAAAGCAGCAAAGGCAAAAGGAAAGAACCCAGGGAGCAAGCAAGCGACTTCGGAAGCGGAACAGAAGGAGAAGATAG
- the LOC103873148 gene encoding putative nuclease HARBI1, whose product MDASSSNKFDDFMDEKFDQIFDQQFDNLLTRAENRQEASRSKKKRAYIERQREQGHLQLWNDYFSEDATYPSHMFRRRFRMNKSLFMRIIDRLSPEIPYFQQRRDATGRLGLSPLQKATAAIRMMAYGCPADAVDEHLRLGETTALLCLEHFVQGIINLFGAEYLRTPTPEDLQRLLDIGEIRGFPGMIGSIDCMHWEWKNCPTAWKGQYTRGSGKPTIVLEAVASQDLWIWHAFFGPPGTLNDINVLERSPVFDDILQGRAPKVNYTVNGHEYRLAYYLTDGIYPKWATFVQSIPLPQGPKASLFATYQEAVRKDVERAFGVLQARFALVKNPTLLWDKIKIGKIMRACIILHNMIVEDERDVYTQFDVSIFETSDSNRSSEVDLSFSTDMPSNLGNMMSIRNQVRDRTIHQRLKADLVEHIWQKFGTN is encoded by the coding sequence ATGGATGCTTCTTCCTCTAATAAATTTGACGACTTTATGGATGAAAAGTTCGATCAAATCTTCGATCAACAATTTGATAATCTCCTCACTCGGGCTGAAAATCGTCAAGAAGCATcaagatcaaaaaaaaaacgagctTACATTGAAAGACAACGCGAACAAGGGCACTTACAGTTATGGAACGACTACTTTAGTGAGGATGCAACATATCCTTCTCACATGTTTCGACGCCGTTTTAGAATGAACAAGTCATTGTTCATGCGAATCATTGATCGACTCTCCCCTGAAATCCCATACTTTCAACAGAGAAGAGATGCTACTGGAAGGTTAGGTCTCTCTCCGTTACAAAAGGCAACGGCAGCAATTCGTATGATGGCATATGGTTGCCCAGCTGATGCGGTCGACGAACACCTCCGACTTGGTGAGACTACCGCGCTTTTATGCTTAGAACATTTTGTTCAAGGAATCATAAATTTATTTGGAGCTGAGTATCTAAGAACCCCCACTCCAGAAGATCTTCAACGACTACTCGATATTGGAGAGATACGCGGATTTCCCGGGATGATAGGAAGCATTGATTGTATGcactgggagtggaagaattgtccgACCGCATGGAAAGGACAATATACACGTGGATCCGGAAAGCCAACAATTGTTCTTGAGGCTGTAGCTTCACAAGAcctctggatatggcacgcGTTTTTCGGCCCTCCAGGTACATTaaacgatatcaatgttcttgaacGATCACCCGTTTTTGATGATATATTACAAGGTCGAGCTCCGAAAGTTAACTATACTGTCAACGGACACGAGTACCGTTTGGCTTACTATCTCACAGATGGTATTTATCCAAAATGGGCTACGTTTGTCCAATCTATTCCACTTCCGCAAGGTCCAAAAGCATCTTTATTCGCTACATATCAAGAAGCTGTacgtaaagatgtcgagcgagCTTTTGGGGTCTTGCAAGCTCGGTTTGCCTTAGTCAAAAATCCAACTCTTTTATgggataaaataaaaattggaaaGATAATGAGAGCTTGTATCATCCTACATAATATGATCGTCGAAGACGAACGAGATGTGTACACCCAGTTTGATGTTTCGATTTTCGAAACATCGGATTCAAACCGAAGTTCAGAAGTGGATCTCTCGTTTTCTACAGATATGCCTTCAAATCTCGGCAATATGATGAGCATTCGGAATCAAGTTCGTGATCGAACAATACATCAACGATTGAAAGCGGATTTGGTTGAGCATATATGGCAAAAATTTGGAACAAATTAA
- the LOC103873150 gene encoding protein LAZ1 homolog 2, whose translation MMSNTYRDLHFPALLVGGSFAAVAICLSLFLILQHLRYYTNPSEQKWIVPVLFMVPVYATESIISLSNPKLSLPCDILRNCYEAFALYSFGSYLVACLGGERRVVELLEDESREPLLEGEENKSKKKTKKTQKQRNPLWKFLCEPYVLGPELFVIEKFGLVQYMILKTLCAFLAFLLELLGVYGDGEFKWYYGYPYIEVVLNFSQMWALFCLVQFYNVTHERLKEIKPLAKFISFKAIVFATWWQGFGIALLCYYGVLPKEGRFQNALQDFLICIEMAIAAVAHIFVFPVEPYHYIPVSECGKITRTKTTEVKLDEGGGVVEKKETHVEASGTSIKESVQDIVMDGGQHVVKDVVLTINQAMGPVEKGVTKIQEKLLDSDGKEEEKAEVTVESSVEKKDQ comes from the exons ATGATGTCAAATACGTACAGAGATCTACATTTTCCGGCTTTACTCGTCGGAGGTTCTTTCGCCGCCGTCGCAATATGTCTCTCCCTTTTCCTTATCCTCCAGCACCTCCGTTACTACACCAATCCCTCT GAGCAAAAATGGATTGTTCCTGTTTTGTTTATGGTTCCAGTTTATGCTACTGAATCG ATAATTTCCTTGTCCAATCCAAAACTCTCACTGCCTTGTGACATATTGAGAAACTGCTATGAGGCTTTCGCTTTATATTCCTTTGGAAGTTACTTGGTCGCTTGTCTAG GTGGTGAAAGAAGAGTTGTTGAATTACTGGAAGATGAATCAAGAGAACCATTACTAGAAGGAGAAGAGAATAAGagtaagaagaagacaaagaagacGCAGAAGCAGAGGAATCCATTATGGAAGTTCTTGTGTGAACCATATGTCTTGGGTCCTGAGCTCTTTGTCATAGAGAAGTTCGGTCTTGTCCAATAT atGATCCTCAAAACCTTGTGTGCATTCTTGGCATTTTTGTTGGAGCTTCTCGGTGTTTATGGTGATGGTGAATTCAAATGGTATTACGG aTATCCATACATAGAGGTGGTGCTAAACTTCAGCCAGATGTGGGCTCTCTTCTGCCTAGTCCAGTTCTACAACGTGACTCACGAACGCCTTAAAGAAATCAAACCCTTGGCCAAGTTCATCAGCTTCAAGGCCATCGTCTTTGCCACTTGGTGGCAAGGCTTCGGCATCGCCTTGCTTTGCTACTACGGCGTGCTTCCAAAAGAAGGAAGGTTCCAGAACGCATTACAAGATTTTCTCATATGCATCGAGATGGCCATAGCAGCGGTGGCGCATATCTTTGTATTCCCAGTTGAGCCTTACCACTACATCCCGGTCTCAGAGTGCGGTAAAATCACGAGGACGAAGACGACGGAGGTTAAGCTAGACGAAGGTGGCGGTGTTGTAGAGAAGAAGGAGACTCATGTTGAAGCATCGGGTACGAGTATTAAGGAGAGTGTACAGGATATAGTTATGGACGGTGGTCAACATGTTGTGAAGGATGTGGTTCTGACGATAAACCAAGCGATGGGACCGGTTGAGAAGGGTGTGACGAAGATTCAGGAGAAGCTTTTGGATTCGGatggtaaagaagaagaaaaagcagAAGTGACCGTTGAGTCTTCTGTGGAGAAAAAAGATCAATGA
- the LOC103873149 gene encoding CBBY-like protein: MATVKLSLSSPSSIQSKLSAASFIPNAARAFNGTPLSAKASRSRFMGKCLRSTPMITHRGSRSGGIKCSASSSPATLPSALLFDCDGVLVDTEKDGHRISFNDTFKERDLGVTWDVDLYGELLKIGGGKERMTAYFNKVGWPEKAPKDEAERKAFIAGLHKQKTELFMVLIEKKLLPLRPGVAKLVDQALTNGVKVAVCSTSNEKAVSAIVSCLLGPERAENIKIFAGDVVPKKKPDPAIYNLAAETLGVDPSKCVVVEDSAIGLAAAKAAGMTCIVTKSGYTADEDFVNADAVFDCIGDPPEERFDLSFCGSLLQKQFVS; this comes from the exons ATGGCGACTGTGAAACTCTCTCTGTCTTCACCTTCTTCAATTCAGTCAAAGCTATCAGCGGCGTCATTCATCCCCAATGCAGCGCGTGCGTTTAACGGGACACCTTTGTCGGCAAAGGCTTCGAGGTCGCGGTTCATGGGTAAGTGCTTGAGATCAACCCCGATGATAACACACAGAGGATCTCGCTCCGGAGGAATCAAATGCTCTGCTTCATCTTCTCCGGCGACTCTTCCCTCAGCTCTTCTCTTCGATTGCGATGGCGTGCTTGTTGATACGGAGAAGGACGGTCACAGGATCTCCTTCAACGACACTTTCAAAGAG AGAGATTTAGGTGTTACATGGGATGTCGATTTATACGGCGAGCTGCTGAAAATCGGTGGCGGGAAAGAAAG aatgaCAGCGTATTTTAACAAGGTAGGTTGGCCAGAGAAAGCTCCCAAGGATGAGGCAGAGAGGAAAGCGTTCATAGCTGGGCTTCACAAGCAGAAGACTGAGCTTTTCATGGTTCTCATCGAGAAAAAGCTGCTTCCTCTTCGACCCGGTGTTGCCAA GTTGGTTGATCAAGCATTAACGAATGGAGTAAAAGTTGCCGTGTGCAGCACTTCAAATGAGAAGGCG GTTTCGGCTATAGTTTCATGCTTGCTTGGACCAGAACGAGCAGAGAATATCAAGATATTCGCTGGAGACGTTGTCCCCAAGAAAAAGCCTGATCCG GCCATATACAACTTAGCAGCTGAAACCCTTGGAGTTGATCCCTCAAA ATGTGTTGTGGTTGAAGATAGCGCTATAGGGCTAGCAGCTGCAAAAGCTGCGGGTATGACTTGTATAGTTACAAAGAGTGG ATACACTGCGGATGAAGATTTTGTGAACGCAGACGCAGTTTTCGACTGCATTGGAGACCCTCCAGAAGAGAGATTTGATCTATCATTCTGTGGAAGCCTTCTCCAGAAACAGTTCGTTAGTTAA